The following is a genomic window from Myxocyprinus asiaticus isolate MX2 ecotype Aquarium Trade chromosome 38, UBuf_Myxa_2, whole genome shotgun sequence.
CAATATGTACGGCAGCATCCTCTTCCTCACGTGCATCAGTGTGGACCGTTTCCTGGCAATTGTTTACCCCTTTGCTTCCATGACAATTAGGACCAAGCGCAATGCCAGAATAGCCTGCTGTGCCATCTGGGTGTTCCTGATCTCAGGAGGATTACCTGCAGGTTTTCTAATGGACACCACGTCTTCTCCGAATGGCACACAATACTGTTTCGAAAACTACTCTAACTTTCAGTGGCAGTCCCAAGTGTCGAAAGTGGTGGTGTTCATGGAGATAATGGGCTTCTTTATTCCATTGCTGATAAATTTCATCTGCTCCATGAAGGTCCTGCGAACCTTACGGCACCCGGAGAGCCTTAACCGCGGTGGGCAGCTCAACAAGGCCAAGATTTTGCGCATGATTGTGGTGCActtgttcattttctgtttttgCTTCATCCCTTACAATGTAAACTTGGTGTTCTACACCCTTGTCCGAAGTCAGGTTATTACAAACTGCACTGTGGAGTCAGTGGTCCGGACTATTTATCCAATCGCATTCTGCATTGCGGTGACCAACTGTTGCTTTGATCCTGTGATCTATTATTTCACTTCCGAGACAATCCAGAACTCCATTAAACGGAAGTCTTATGCTGtccataaaaatacaataaacaatacaattgATGTTGATAGTTGCAGAACTGATTATGTGACTAAAATCACATCTTTACAAGTTAAATTCATCAGTGATGAATCTACTGTGTGAATGACACCCAGGCAATAAATGCCAGGAAAAAATTATGTTCATACTATGCCACTTGCAGAAAATGATACGCTTTGAACATTCTTGGTTGTTCAACCAAAACAAGCAATGGGTTTAGAGCGAAGGATGCACTGGATTTATACACCTGACTGATGACTGGTGaactttctttaaaacaaaatgtattatttcatCTTCTTGGCGCCAACTAATTTGTGTTCACAATCCAATCTCAACTCTCATGGAACATTTGTCTTAATGGTTGATTGATCTACCATTTGTATACAAATGTGACATGACATTAAACAGTATTTCAAAACCTGCTAGCAGTATTGCCAAAACTCTAACAGAGAAAGCCTATGTAATAAGAGTCCATTCAGTGTCTATTCATTTTGTTTTACACATAAACCTTCAGTATTAATACCCATTAAATGTCTCATTAAACATCTGGTTTATGTTTAGTAACATTCATATAAAATTGTTAGTCCTTCTATATGACActgggggcaaaaaaaaaaaaaaaagttcccatGAGATGTCTCTCAACAAAATGTTTGGATTGTTTTCCGAGTCAAGCcatgattaaaataataaacaaattccATTATATCCGCTCAGTCCTAAGACAAACAGTGAGAGGAAAAGGGAGCAACCTGTCGCACAGGATGACATGACGTTTACTTCTGTCTACCGATGATATCAGTGTTTGTCATTGTAAGAAATTAAGCTGATGACGTATAAGTCTGCAGGGTGTGCCGCATGAATGTAGTTAAGGATTTCCCTGCAGTAGCTTAAGACTTAAGTTTTTAACTGTTAAAGTCATATCTGAAAAAAGGAATCAACTCCTAATTTGTATTACTGTTTATAACGTAACATGAGTAAAGTTTTGTTTCAGGAGAGTAAGTGGGACTGGCTAAAGTCCTGCTCCATCACTCATACCGCATTCCTGACATAATCGCATGCCTGGGGACATTTCCAAACACTCTCTGAAATCAACTTGCTGAAGTAGGGGTTTTCAAAGTTCAAGTGAACCCTTTGACGAAACATACAAGatgatttaaatataaaagtaaataataagcAAGAAAGTAAATGTCAAACACTAAAATATAGCAGAGTAGCGCACTCCATTCATTTCAAGTTTATTACATGGCTCACTGGAATCCTTTAGTGTGATTGGCATTCTGtgctcaaatatttttgtatagaGACCACAAAACTGTACAACTGACCATTGTACCAGGCAACCAAATTCCTACATAgctataaattatttattattatgtattattattggtctcttctcacataatatttatttgtattcctCAAGGATGAATAATTTTCTTGTAATGAACAGGATCATGTACTGCCAactggtcattatcacaaaattatATGCCACGAGTCAGGGTCTTGATTGTTTTGCGCAATACAggactgtacattatctcttacCGTTTACCATTTTTTAGgcaattgtatgttttttttttttattcatgaaatTTGCCAAATCTTTTGGATACGAATGCTCTTTTCTACCCATAGAAATGAATAGGTAACTATGGTTACCGGGATTTGTTCCCCCCAAGCTAAACCATAATTATAGGAGGCAGAATACTTATACAAAGAGGACGGTCTGATCAACAGCACTGCATTCTTAACCCCCAACACAGTACACTTGCAACTTTTACTTGGCTCATATACACAGTCAACTGTGTGGATAATTCTGTAAGGACAAGCATAGAGATCCCAACCAGCACAAGTAAAGCTTTTAATCTGATCTCTCAAGGTAAATTTGTGATTGTGATCCCACAGAATAATCACTAAAGATGTTGAGATTCTGAGAAAGCTCATACATGGAAATCTCTTACCAAATCAGATGCTAGCAAAGTCTTTGGACATGCAGAGACCAACTAAAAGTTCTGCTTATTTAACTTTTAAATGGGCTGGAACACATGTTTTCCTGAAAAAAGCCCAGCTTGACAAATGTACAGCACAGCCTTGCACAACATTTTACTGGACTGACACAGACAAGTGAAAGCAAGTCACAAAAAGTAAAGAATGCAGAGAGATATGACATGGAAAAATATGTGCACTTTGGCAAGATAAAGTCAGGAGTCTGTAAGCCACAATGCAGGGAAGAATGACAGTTGGTTTACAAGCATGtcaaaatgcattataaacagtGGCATTTAAAGGTCGAGACCACTTAGGGTTAGGTTGAAAATGGTTCCATTTTGCATCATTTTTACTACAAATTATTAGCATAACAATCTGACttaagtttaattgaaaaaatgatttccaagtttaaattagattttagacCTGAAAGTTTTAATATGGGCTCATTTTGAATCCAGCAGTACAAAATATTAAAGGGGTGAATTCACCAAGAATGAATTCCGCCTGGTAAAAGCGCTGCTTATTTGCACAGTGTCTGCGCTGGTTTAACGCTCCATTTACtataggaattatgcagatcaggcaacggcgcaaACGCTGAAAATCTGTGATGAACAATTTGCACAGAGCAATTTCAATCTTATAGGCCGGTTCTGAGCGTTATACTTTAGAGGATGCAGAAAGAAGGAACgtttgcatggaaaggaatgacagGAGCCATTTATATGTGCACCAATACGcccaaaatcagcttatttaaaaaatctgaccaAGCAAGAAAACTGCTTTTAAATGAGATTTGAATGGAGTTATTCTCTGCTActgacgtcaaaccgtgaagaggcatgcgcacaacacttgcacacattggataagccagtgagaatgccggtaaaggtgtttatatgCAATGCAAAAATGGGGTAATAGCAAAAATCTACACGTGTCGATCGTTTTATTCTTAAgcggtttatgaccttacaccgataaaggaaagccgtttaatgcaTTAACATGACTACAtacattgtcagcttattaagtaTAAGAGGTGTAAGAATGTGCAAGTGAACGCGCTCATTGACTTTATTAAAATACTCGAGATGCAGCGCTATTTCTGCGCTGACCGTGACTTCTTAAACTAGATTATGCttggttagtgaataagaggcaggtttttttgcactaaaataccaAGTGCAAAAAGTGGAGCAACTGTTTCGTGAATTCAGGTGTTTTTAAACCAAAActgcaattttttgtttgtttgtttccaaaatataaagtaatCTTATGACCACAAAAAGGAGTGTAACTGTGTACAATTTTAATATAGTGTGATTCACAAAAGAGCCAGGTTGAGTTTCTCTGGCGATGTcctgaatgcgtttttgcattcgCTAAATGAAGTGTACAACTTTGGGATCCTGAGCTGAACAACTACACACACATCATCCATATCTTAACAGTTTTATGGCACATGTCCACATACACACGCACTCATGCTTATTGATTTAGTGTGACGATATATAAGACGTTAAGATCAGTAAAGACAGATTTAGAAGGAAGTTTCACTCCAGCTTGACAGTGCAGAGAAACACGGAGCACCTTCATCTAGCCAAGAAAGATCAGAGACAAAGATTTGGATAAGTGGACGAGGCCAAGTGAAGCATATTGAGCAAAATAGTAAGTTGGTTCATTCCATGTGcatgatttattaattttaattaaatctaCAATTCAAGAATGCTTTCTCATGTGATCACTctcattaaaaaaactaaaataaaaattaattttcccTCTGCCTGAAACTACCAATATGTGCACATTTGTAATACACATGGTATGAcatttataaattgtatattgaCACATGCTTGTTAAACATAAATGTAGTATACGTACCTCATCAAATTATCTAAACTACTCCATACAATgttccgttttttattttattttattataacagCTAATTAAAATGAGTTAAAATTACAAGTCTTGGCAAAACTCTTCCTATGGGGGTATGACATTATAGTTCTTATACTgcctttttgcattatattttttaataagttaaaccaaacatttctgagcattttcttTAGTTTAGTGGTTATAAGTTATTTATTATGGGGTAATTGAACATTCGCAAGACAAGTTTAACGTGTATATCACAATGTGTACACATAACAGGCAGATTCACATTAATAATCCTTACAGGGCCCTTTATTGGAAACAGTTATTGTCTTCTAACTAAATTAGTTCTCCTCTGCCACAATTCAACCACTTTACTGTTCCGTTTTCATAAACCCACCCAGGTAAAACAGACACGATTATGACGAGGTGAGAGCAGGTGGTTTGCTTTAATGAAGAGGAAGCTGtaactgaaatggaaaatgcacttCTGTGGTTCCAGTTGCATGTATAAAGTGTTTCTAGGAGACAGGAGTCACTAAATGGCacctgcacttaaaatgaaccaaTTAAAATGGCAAACACACTCACAGCTTGCTGTACCACAGTGCCTAAAACATTAAGCTGCACAAACAGGGTTGGAAATTATAAGGAATTCATCAATTCTGGTCCAATTCTACTTAACGATTCTGGGGTTAGATTTACGaaattgttcttaagaaaaaaattaagttcatgataaattataagaagtttgtaAGAACGTTCcgaagtgcaattcttgaaacattcttaaaggaatagttcacccaaaaatgaaaattctctaattattcaCTTTCcctgatgccattccagatgtgtatgactgtctttcgtcagcagaacaaaaatgaagatttttagaagatagagctctgtcaggtccttataatggaagtacacgggtgccagcactttcacagtccaaaagtcatatttaggcagcataaaagtaatccatgcgactccagtcgatcaatgaatgtcttctgaagcaaatcaatacatttgtgtaaaaaataaattgataattaaaacattattaactttttagaagcgcttcctgccagcagctgacgcgaAGCGTGACGTAAGTGCGTCGGCGAGTTCACGGGAGAATTCGGAAGCAGCGTTTATTACAGCATCAGAGCCATGGATGGAAAtgcctatttaaagttaaaatgacattcattaatcgactggagttgcatggattacttttatgctgcctaaatgtgacttttggaccgtcaaagtgctggcacccatgtattTCCATTATAAAGACCTCACAGAGCTCTGtcgtcttctaaaaatctttatttttgttatGCTGAATGAAGACAGTCATCAggttaagtgaataatgagagaattttcatttctaggtgaactattcctttaagttctcaaatatttaaggaaatttacattttgttcttaaaaataaaaagacaggctttgacattgtctgaacAGCCTACTCATGgggttgccttgtctaatagcttacaacaaattcaatacttaaACACTGGTAAATTGTAACGATAGAGATATCtattaacttttcttttttcttttttttcttttttcttttaagtagcaagcaccttgcgataatttttttaattgaaagttATTCTAATCTTCAGATGTGATttatgacaattaaaaaaaaaaaaaaaacatttcaagaatttgaaagcttattttttttttcttaaaagtacacttttcttaaaagtaacttttgtctttgtgtcatcttgaacttacactgacacctaatggcttggatgcagcatcatttaaaatcaatagttttcagtttcagatgccattgtagaaatgtagtactcacagacagacatgattaatttaatcaatgagtgaaagtgtcaagaAACAGGacaattactgagattaagagagtagAATTTGGCTTAAGAAGTTTTTccaggaatacaaaatatttgtaactttttcctaagttagaaattaagaagaaaatggtagttaagaatgTTTCGTGGATCTGGCCCCTGGTTCCTAAAcgattattttagtacttttaaaTCTTGAGGAAGCACAAAATATATTATAccatataatataattttgtttatatatatatatatatatatattaaaaacacaaatgcaaaacaaagACAATACTACTTTTTTAGGGCTGAaggattaatcaaaataaaatcgaaattgcAATAGGAAGTAGTATGATTATCAAAccacaaaggctgtgatttaattaaataaataaaaaaatagtgtgCACGCGCTGGCCAATAGTCTTCTGTTCTCTGTAGTGTATTGCCGTCAAAATAAAGGCCTGCATAGCTATGCCGCACAGGTTAAGAAAATCttacataaatatggtactgttttataataataattgttgttgttgttaacgttatacaaaaatatatttccatatttttttcttaacttaattaaaacatattaagTTCCAAAAATGATgatgaaaagtgggctgagacccaatcacaaagtggacaaaaacaggtacacagtgaacAAATACAaagtgaagttgaagtaaatcaGTTTTCCCTCTctattttcactgtattttttcatttatttagtctggttctttttaagaggactcaagtgtgaacaccctttcttgaAGAGTATTTCTACTGGTAgtagagcatgtttgcccatgactTAATATTGGTCAAAAGGGAACACTTactagttttttgttgttgttttttttcaacaacaacaacaacaacaacaacaacaaaaaaaaacatttcaattagATTTTTGCCAAATCATTCAGCTCTACAACTTTTGGTTCTTTAAAGTACTATTTATTACAATAAAGCTCTTTTCTAAATGTGTATCATTAACAACATGCTATataaacaaccagtcagtaattacACTGATAAGAACcttaattacacataacacagcaacgttttatttttattttcagtctgTAACCATTTAGTGTGTCAGATGTTAATTCAGTAACTGCACTGACTGATTGAGTGAGGAAGAGACTGGTGGGTTTTAGACTCATTTGTGAGTAATTTTGACAGATTTATTAAAAGAAGCAGGCTCATCAGTCATTGGTtaatgaatcagactacactggttgtgatGTGTGTTGTTGTGTGCACAGCGAGGACAATGCAATAAAAAGACGTGTTGTTTTCTCCCCCATTGTGTTATTTCGCAGTACTCACCATTTCTCTCTTTTAATTTAAGTCAGATCAACGTGTTTCCTTTTGCCATGGTGATTTAGAAGTGACAAAAGAAAATTTCAGAGAATATAAGTACGGTGTTCTGTCCACATTGGTGGAACAACACAGACGCTCAAGTATGAACTATTGGAAAAGAAAAGCAGAATCGTTCAGCTCCAgtcttttttacctttttttttttttttttttttttaaaccatttctTGATTTCCAACCCTACACACAAATATTGAAAAATCACAGGCAGACAGAAAACTTAATTGCTATAATTATGGTGCTGCTTTATTATATAAAAGTTAGTATTGGTATAATAGTAAAGCTATTGTCTCTTTAACTACAGATAGGATCCGCAATTAGATCTGGAccacaacatttttattgatgCAATCAAAAAGCAGAATTGCCCAGACAGGAAGTGGTCATGGATTTTAGGAACAGGACATACATCTCCATTCAACCCAACTGCACAGTGGACACCAGCTATCGCTTCATATACTACAAGATCTCCTACAGCCTGATTTTCATATTTGGCGTAGTCGGCAATGCCCTTGCACTGCGACATTTCTGCCGCATGCCTCGAACCATCACCAGTACTGCCGTCTACATGGCCAACCTAGCTGCTGCGGATATCTTCTTTGTGATCTCCCTCCCTCTGCGCATCTATTATTACCATAAAAATGCCACCAACTCCAACCGCACGAGTGATTGGTCTCCAGGAAGTGCTTTCTGCCAAGTGACATTCACCTTAAAGTATATTAGTCTATATGGAGGAATCTTCTTCCTGGTGTGTATCGGGGTGGACCGATACTTTGCAGTGGTCCACCCTCTACTGCAATACCCGAGGAGGGTCCGTACGGCCCGCATGGTCAGTGCTGGGATCTGGTGTCTGGTCCTAACCCTTAGCTTGACTCTGCCCTTCCTGCGGTCAGCTGCATCCCAACAACACCAGCCTTGCCTCCTGGATCCTTCTTCCAGACGACACCATACTATAATCCTAGCAGCTCTCTGCTTGGTCCAAATTGCCTACTTATTCCctgcactgctgctgctgctcagcTACTGCAGTATACTCCGTGTGCTCTGCAGACTGCCGCGTCGCAGGAAAATCCGTCACCGACGCACACTTACAGTCATCTACTGGGTCCTGGGCATTTTCTTTCTCTGCTTTACGCCTTATCACCTCAACCTACTGGGttacacactcacacaggtgGGGCTTGTGCAATGCTGCGGCCTGGCTCAAGTCACTAAAGCACTGCATCCTGTAGTGCTCTCGCTGGCAAGTGCCAATTGCTGTCTCAACCCCCTCATTTACTATTTCTCCAGCAGCCTGGTGCACTAAGAGAGCACTACTGATGTTTGCTCAATAACGTCACTGACTGGGTACTTGGTGtaggaatgtgcaaaatgacatattttcaaaaaacaaaacaaatcgacTACACAGTGGGTTGCCTGAATTACTAGTTGACTAAACATTCTTAAGGACACCCTGTTTATTTAGGCCCATTTCGGGTTCACTTTACCTTGATTGGATGCAtttcttaggggccgtttacataaGCCACGTCCTTGCtgttaaaacaaaatctaaatggAATGTTCTGGAATGAAGCCGAATGCAGCGTTCAAGACACGtttaaaagttggactatttTAACTTGCATATTGGtactgaacaacaacaacaaaaaaaagcacaGATGACATTTCAAGCTGTGAAGAACTGTGCATTTCATTACTGGACTAAAGGAAATAGCAGTGTTTGCTAAACAGGTGTTTTAATGAGTGAATGTATAACACAATCCACATAAATGTTATGTCGAGCATATGCATATTCCTGGACACTGTCATGGATTTGATCTAAACTTTACTCACCCCTCTCCATGCAAGACTTTCCATGATGACATGTTCACAGTGCTCCAAGTGCTTCATCATGTCATGTTTCAGGGTGGGCTCAGCTTTAATGAAGCTCTCTATCACCTTGTAGAAGTCAAAAGCATGTAACTGGAAGACATCCAAGATCCAGGGGAAGCACAGATCAGTTTCTATGGAAT
Proteins encoded in this region:
- the LOC127428903 gene encoding lysophosphatidic acid receptor 6-like; the encoded protein is MNNSRSNCKEDGFKYMLYSTVFSIVFILGLLFNMVAMYIFVWRLKVRNETTTYMLNLIVSDTLFVLSLPFRTFYFINRQWPFGNALCKISVALFYTNMYGSILFLTCISVDRFLAIVYPFASMTIRTKRNARIACCAIWVFLISGGLPAGFLMDTTSSPNGTQYCFENYSNFQWQSQVSKVVVFMEIMGFFIPLLINFICSMKVLRTLRHPESLNRGGQLNKAKILRMIVVHLFIFCFCFIPYNVNLVFYTLVRSQVITNCTVESVVRTIYPIAFCIAVTNCCFDPVIYYFTSETIQNSIKRKSYAVHKNTINNTIDVDSCRTDYVTKITSLQVKFISDESTV